One genomic segment of Dromaius novaehollandiae isolate bDroNov1 chromosome 12, bDroNov1.hap1, whole genome shotgun sequence includes these proteins:
- the MANF gene encoding mesencephalic astrocyte-derived neurotrophic factor has protein sequence MQAAHGLWAALALLLLPAGSRALRDGECEVCVTFLGRFYQSLKDNDVEFTPASIEKELLKSCKEAKGKENRLCYYVGATSDAATKIINEVSKPMSHHIPVEKICEKLKKKDSQICELKYDKQIDLSTADLRKLRVKELRRILDDWGETCKGCAEKSDFIRRIHELMPKYAPRAAGARADL, from the exons ATGCAGGCGGCCCACGGGCTCTGGGCGGCGCTGGCCCTACTCCTGCTGCCGGCCGGCAGCCGGGCCCTGCGCGACGGCGAGTGCGAGG TGTGTGTTACCTTTCTGGGAAGGTTCTACCAGAGTCTAAAGGACAATGATGTTGAGTTCACACCTGCCAGTATTGAAAAGGAGCTCTTGAAGTCCTGCAAAGAGGCAAAAGGCAAAGAGAACCGGCTG tGCTATTATGTTGGGGCCACAAGTGATGCAGCTACCAAAATCATTAACGAGGTCTCAAAACCCATGAGTCATCACATCCCTGTGGAAAAGATCTGCGAGAAACTTAAGAAGAAAGACAGTCAGATCTGTGAACTAAAATACG ACAAGCAGATCGACCTGAGCACCGCGGACCTGCGCAAGCTGCGCGTCAAGGAGCTGCGGCGGATCCTCGACGACTGGGGCGAGACGTGCAAGGGCTGCGCCGAGAAGTCCGACTTCATCCGCAGGATCCACGAACTGATGCCCAAGTacgcgccgcgggccgccggcgcccgcgccGACCTCtga